The following are from one region of the Mycolicibacterium helvum genome:
- a CDS encoding NADH-quinone oxidoreductase subunit G — MTQTSDTDSSAAPAVEMVNLVIDDVDVAVPKGTLVIRAAELMGVQIPRFCDHPLLDPVGACRQCLVEVEGQRKPMASCTTTVTEGMVVRTQYTSEAADQAQHGVMELLLINHPLDCPVCDKGGECPLQNQAMSNGRVETRFTDIKRTFPKPINLSTEVLLDRERCVLCARCTRFSEQIAGDPFISLLERGAQQQVGIAPGQPFDSYYSGNTVQICPVGALTGAAYRFRARPFDLVSSPSVCEHCASGCAQRTDHRRGVVLRRLAGDDPDVNEEWNCDKGRWAFTYTRVGDRLTTPLVRDENGALRSASWSEAIAVAAAGLTSGRTGVLVGGRVGVEDAYAYAKFARIALGTNDIDFRSRPHSVEEQDFLAAAVAGRCDVGYADLQAAPVVVLVGFEPEEESPIIFLRLRKAVRKHGLRVVTIAPFASPGSVKLAARVVPTEPGQEAAALDGLATELPSSAVILAGERLATSRGALSAVARLAHQTGARLAWIPRRAGDRGAVDTGCLPNLLPGARPVADAVARQQLTTAWHVDDLPAEPGRDTTAILSAAADGELDALLIGGLDPTDLPEPHATLAAIESTGFVVSLELRESTVTALADVVFPIAPVVEKAGSFLNWEGRFRPFEPALPANSFPDLRVLQIMADELGVDLGFRTAEDARAEIATLGRWDGDRAAPPSVAPKELPPLERGEAVLAGWRLLLDSGRLQDGEPYLAGTARPAVVRLSAASAAGIGAADGDVVTVSTGRGAISLPLIVTDMIDGVVWLPLNSPGSAVHEQLGVTTGAVVCIEREGTA, encoded by the coding sequence ATGACACAGACCTCAGATACAGACTCATCGGCAGCTCCCGCAGTGGAGATGGTCAATCTCGTCATCGATGATGTCGACGTCGCCGTGCCCAAGGGCACACTGGTGATTCGCGCCGCGGAATTGATGGGGGTGCAGATCCCGCGGTTCTGTGACCATCCGCTGCTGGATCCGGTCGGGGCGTGCCGGCAATGTCTGGTCGAGGTGGAAGGCCAGCGCAAGCCGATGGCCAGCTGCACCACGACGGTGACCGAAGGCATGGTGGTCCGCACCCAATACACCTCCGAGGCCGCCGACCAAGCCCAGCACGGCGTGATGGAACTGTTGCTGATCAACCATCCGCTGGATTGCCCGGTATGCGACAAGGGCGGTGAATGCCCGCTGCAGAACCAGGCGATGTCCAACGGCCGGGTCGAAACGCGCTTCACCGATATCAAACGCACCTTCCCCAAGCCGATCAACCTGTCCACTGAGGTCCTGCTGGACCGGGAGCGCTGCGTGTTGTGTGCCCGCTGCACAAGGTTTTCCGAGCAGATCGCCGGGGATCCGTTCATCTCGCTGCTGGAGCGTGGTGCACAGCAGCAGGTGGGCATCGCCCCGGGCCAGCCGTTCGACTCCTACTACAGCGGTAACACCGTGCAGATCTGTCCGGTCGGGGCACTGACCGGTGCCGCGTATCGCTTTCGGGCCCGCCCGTTCGACCTGGTGTCCAGTCCCAGTGTGTGCGAGCACTGCGCGTCGGGGTGCGCTCAGCGCACCGATCATCGCCGCGGCGTGGTGCTGCGCCGACTGGCCGGTGACGACCCCGACGTCAACGAGGAGTGGAACTGCGACAAGGGCCGCTGGGCGTTCACCTACACCCGCGTCGGCGATCGCCTCACCACCCCGCTGGTGCGCGACGAGAACGGCGCGTTGCGCTCGGCGTCCTGGTCGGAGGCCATCGCGGTGGCGGCCGCCGGGCTGACATCGGGGCGGACCGGTGTGCTGGTGGGCGGCCGGGTCGGGGTCGAGGACGCCTACGCCTACGCTAAGTTCGCCCGGATAGCGTTGGGCACCAACGATATCGACTTCCGTTCTCGGCCGCACTCGGTGGAGGAACAGGATTTTCTGGCCGCTGCGGTGGCGGGCCGCTGTGACGTGGGCTACGCCGATCTGCAGGCCGCCCCGGTGGTGGTGTTGGTCGGGTTCGAGCCCGAGGAGGAGTCGCCGATCATCTTCCTGCGGCTGCGCAAGGCGGTCCGCAAGCACGGCCTGCGCGTGGTGACGATCGCGCCGTTCGCCTCGCCGGGATCGGTCAAGCTGGCCGCCCGGGTGGTGCCGACCGAACCCGGGCAGGAGGCCGCTGCCCTCGACGGCCTGGCCACCGAACTGCCGTCCTCGGCCGTCATCCTGGCCGGGGAACGTCTGGCTACCAGCCGCGGCGCGCTGTCGGCGGTGGCCCGACTCGCCCACCAAACTGGTGCGCGGCTGGCCTGGATCCCCCGCCGGGCCGGTGACCGCGGTGCCGTGGATACCGGTTGCCTGCCCAACCTGTTGCCCGGTGCACGGCCTGTAGCTGATGCTGTTGCGCGCCAACAGCTCACAACCGCATGGCATGTCGACGATCTTCCCGCGGAGCCGGGCCGCGATACCACCGCAATCCTGTCCGCCGCGGCCGACGGGGAGCTCGACGCGCTGCTCATCGGCGGGCTGGACCCGACCGACCTGCCCGAGCCGCACGCCACATTGGCGGCCATCGAGTCGACCGGCTTCGTGGTGAGCCTCGAACTGCGTGAGTCCACGGTGACGGCTCTGGCTGACGTGGTGTTCCCGATCGCCCCCGTCGTCGAGAAGGCCGGGTCATTCCTGAACTGGGAAGGCCGGTTTCGTCCCTTCGAACCCGCACTGCCTGCCAACTCCTTCCCCGATCTGCGGGTGCTGCAGATCATGGCCGACGAACTCGGTGTGGACCTGGGGTTCCGCACCGCCGAGGACGCCCGCGCCGAGATCGCGACGCTGGGACGGTGGGACGGCGATCGCGCCGCTCCCCCATCCGTCGCGCCGAAGGAGCTGCCACCGTTGGAGCGCGGCGAGGCGGTCTTGGCGGGGTGGCGATTGTTGTTGGACTCCGGCCGGTTACAAGACGGTGAGCCGTACCTGGCTGGCACCGCGCGGCCAGCGGTGGTGCGGTTGTCTGCCGCTTCGGCAGCCGGGATCGGGGCGGCCGACGGGGATGTGGTCACCGTGTCGACCGGCCGCGGCGCGATCAGTCTGCCGCTGATTGTCACCGACATGATCGATGGCGTGGTGTGGCTGCCGCTGAACTCACCCGGTAGCGCGGTGCACGAGCAACTCGGAGTCACCACGGGTGCCGTGGTGTGCATCGAGCGGGAGGGGACCGCATGA
- the nuoF gene encoding NADH-quinone oxidoreductase subunit NuoF: MTPATPLTPVLSRFWDEPEPWTLETYVRHDGYQALRTALSMKPDDVIATVKESGLRGRGGAGFPTGTKWSFIPQDATGAGAKPKYLVVNADESEPGTCKDIPLILTTPHFLVEGAIIAAYAIRARHAFIYVRGEVVPVLRRLQAAVAEAYAAGYLGTDIQGSGFDLDLIVHAGAGAYICGEETALLDSLEGRRGQPRLRPPFPAVAGLYACPTVVNNVESIASVPPILLGGVDWFKSMGSEKSPGFTLYSLSGHVTNPGQYEAPLGITLRELLEYAGGVRAGHELKFWTPGGSSTPLLTTEHLDVPLDYEGMASVGSMLGTKALQIFDETTCVVRAVRRWTQFYAHESCGKCTPCREGTYWLSQIYERLETGRGTEEDIGKLLDISDTIFGKSFCALGDGAASPIISSIKYFRAEYEAHLSGSCPFDPYASMLAAPEGVGA; this comes from the coding sequence ATGACGCCTGCGACCCCGCTGACACCGGTGCTGAGCCGGTTCTGGGACGAGCCCGAACCGTGGACGCTGGAAACCTATGTGCGCCATGATGGTTATCAGGCGTTGCGCACTGCGCTGAGCATGAAACCCGATGACGTCATCGCCACGGTCAAGGAGTCCGGGTTACGCGGGCGCGGCGGGGCGGGTTTTCCGACCGGCACCAAATGGTCGTTCATCCCGCAGGATGCGACCGGGGCCGGCGCCAAGCCGAAGTATCTGGTGGTCAACGCCGATGAGTCGGAACCCGGCACCTGCAAAGACATTCCGCTGATTCTGACCACACCCCATTTCCTGGTTGAGGGCGCCATCATCGCCGCATACGCCATCCGGGCCCGCCACGCCTTCATCTATGTGCGCGGTGAAGTGGTGCCGGTGCTCCGGCGACTGCAGGCCGCGGTGGCCGAAGCGTACGCGGCGGGCTATCTGGGCACCGATATCCAGGGCTCGGGTTTTGATCTGGACCTCATCGTGCACGCCGGCGCGGGTGCCTACATCTGTGGTGAGGAGACCGCGCTACTGGACTCGCTGGAAGGCCGCCGCGGCCAGCCCCGGCTGCGTCCGCCGTTTCCGGCCGTCGCCGGACTGTATGCCTGCCCAACTGTGGTGAACAACGTCGAGTCCATCGCCAGCGTGCCGCCAATCCTGCTGGGCGGCGTGGACTGGTTCAAGTCCATGGGTTCGGAGAAATCCCCTGGCTTCACGCTCTATTCGCTATCGGGGCATGTCACCAACCCCGGACAGTACGAGGCGCCGTTGGGCATCACCCTGCGCGAGTTGCTGGAGTACGCCGGCGGAGTCCGCGCCGGTCATGAACTGAAGTTCTGGACCCCTGGTGGCTCGTCGACCCCATTGTTGACGACCGAACACCTCGACGTGCCATTGGATTACGAAGGCATGGCCTCGGTCGGGTCGATGCTGGGCACCAAGGCCTTGCAGATCTTCGACGAAACCACCTGTGTGGTGCGTGCCGTACGGCGCTGGACCCAGTTCTATGCTCACGAATCGTGTGGCAAGTGCACACCGTGTCGCGAAGGGACGTACTGGCTCAGTCAGATCTACGAACGGCTCGAGACCGGCCGCGGCACCGAAGAGGACATCGGCAAACTGCTCGACATCTCCGACACCATCTTCGGAAAATCGTTCTGCGCGTTGGGTGATGGCGCCGCCTCGCCGATCATCTCGTCGATCAAGTATTTCCGCGCCGAATACGAGGCTCACCTGAGCGGCAGCTGTCCGTTCGACCCGTACGCCTCGATGCTGGCCGCACCGGAGGGCGTGGGAGCCTGA
- the nuoE gene encoding NADH-quinone oxidoreductase subunit NuoE — MSIDLVLGPRPDEPGPPIGGPTSYPAEVEQRLVADAALIIARYPQARSALLPLLHLVQSEDGYVTGAGIAFCARQLDLTDAEVAAVATFYSMYRRTPTGEYLVGVCTNTLCAIMGGDAILDVLETELGVHAGDSTSDGRITLEHIECNAACDYAPVIMVNWEFFDNQTPTTARQLVDQIRSGGVPHATRGAQVCSFRDTARTLAGLSADSAPGGGAPGGATLAGLRVARELGMSAPRFGESEGS; from the coding sequence GTGAGCATCGATCTGGTGTTAGGCCCGCGGCCCGACGAACCCGGACCGCCCATCGGCGGTCCGACCAGCTATCCAGCTGAGGTGGAACAACGCCTGGTCGCTGATGCGGCGCTGATCATCGCTCGTTACCCGCAGGCCCGCTCCGCGCTGCTGCCCCTGCTGCATCTGGTTCAATCCGAGGACGGCTATGTCACGGGAGCCGGAATCGCCTTCTGCGCGCGGCAACTCGATCTGACCGATGCCGAGGTGGCTGCTGTGGCCACCTTCTACTCGATGTACCGCCGCACCCCAACCGGCGAGTACCTGGTCGGAGTGTGCACCAACACGCTGTGCGCCATCATGGGCGGTGACGCCATCCTGGACGTCCTGGAGACCGAACTCGGTGTCCATGCCGGGGACAGCACCAGCGACGGACGCATCACGCTTGAGCACATCGAGTGCAACGCCGCGTGTGATTACGCCCCCGTCATCATGGTCAATTGGGAGTTCTTCGACAACCAAACCCCTACCACTGCCCGCCAACTCGTCGATCAGATCCGCTCCGGTGGGGTCCCGCACGCCACCCGCGGCGCCCAAGTCTGCTCGTTCCGGGACACCGCGCGAACACTGGCCGGGCTATCCGCGGACAGCGCACCCGGCGGCGGCGCACCCGGCGGGGCGACGTTGGCCGGTCTGCGGGTGGCCCGCGAGCTCGGCATGTCAGCACCCCGGTTCGGAGAAAGCGAGGGGTCATGA